A window of the Stigmatella aurantiaca genome harbors these coding sequences:
- the sufB gene encoding Fe-S cluster assembly protein SufB, which yields MSTEALQELTRRPYEAGFITAVESDTLPPGLNEDVIRLISSKKGEPAFLLEWRLKAYRHWLTLKEPTWQSVRYHPIDYQAIRYYSAPRQKPKLDNLDQVDPEILRTYEKLGIPLEEQKRLQNVAVDAVFDSVSVATTFKDKLAKAGVIFCSFSEAVREHPELIQRYLGSVVPYSDNYFAALNSAVFSDGSFCYVPKGVRCPMELSTYFRINAAETGQFERTLIVADEGSTVSYLEGCTAPMRDTNQLHAAVVELVALEGASIKYSTVQNWYPGDAEGRGGIYNFVTKRGIAHRGSKISWTQVETGSAITWKYPSVILRGDDSVGEFYSVALTNHRQQADTGTKMVHMGRNTRSTIISKGISAGHGQNTYRGLVRVLKNAEGARNYTQCDSLLLGSQCGAHTLPYIEVKNASAQVEHEASTSKIGEDQLFYCQQRGISREDAVSMIVNGFCRQVFKELPMEFAVEAQKLLGLSLEGSVG from the coding sequence ATGAGCACCGAAGCCCTTCAGGAACTCACCCGCCGCCCCTACGAGGCGGGCTTCATCACCGCCGTGGAGTCGGACACGCTGCCCCCGGGGCTCAATGAGGACGTCATCCGCCTCATCTCCTCGAAGAAGGGCGAGCCGGCGTTCCTGCTCGAGTGGCGGCTCAAGGCGTACCGGCACTGGCTCACCCTGAAGGAGCCCACCTGGCAGAGCGTGCGCTACCACCCCATCGACTACCAGGCCATCCGCTACTACTCGGCGCCCCGGCAGAAGCCGAAGCTCGACAACCTGGACCAGGTGGATCCGGAGATCCTGCGCACCTACGAGAAGCTGGGGATTCCCCTGGAGGAGCAGAAGCGCCTGCAGAACGTGGCGGTGGACGCCGTGTTCGACTCCGTCTCGGTGGCCACCACCTTCAAGGACAAGCTGGCCAAGGCGGGCGTCATCTTCTGCTCGTTCTCGGAGGCCGTGCGCGAGCACCCGGAGCTCATCCAGCGCTACCTGGGCTCGGTGGTGCCGTACTCGGACAACTACTTCGCGGCGCTCAACTCCGCGGTCTTCAGCGACGGCTCGTTCTGCTACGTGCCCAAGGGCGTGCGCTGCCCCATGGAGCTGTCCACCTACTTCCGCATCAACGCGGCGGAGACGGGCCAGTTCGAGCGCACCCTCATCGTCGCGGACGAGGGCAGCACGGTGAGCTACCTGGAGGGGTGCACCGCGCCCATGCGCGACACCAACCAGTTGCACGCCGCCGTGGTGGAGCTGGTGGCGCTGGAGGGCGCCTCCATCAAGTACTCCACGGTGCAGAACTGGTACCCGGGGGATGCCGAGGGGCGCGGGGGCATCTACAACTTCGTCACCAAGCGGGGCATCGCCCACCGGGGCTCGAAGATCTCCTGGACGCAGGTGGAGACGGGCTCGGCCATCACCTGGAAGTACCCCAGCGTCATCCTGCGCGGGGATGATTCGGTGGGCGAGTTCTACTCGGTGGCGCTCACCAACCACCGCCAGCAGGCGGACACGGGCACGAAGATGGTGCACATGGGCCGCAACACCCGGAGCACCATCATCTCCAAGGGCATCTCCGCCGGGCACGGGCAGAACACGTACCGGGGGCTGGTGCGCGTGCTGAAGAACGCGGAAGGAGCGCGCAACTACACGCAGTGCGACTCGCTGCTGCTGGGCAGCCAGTGCGGCGCGCACACGCTGCCCTATATCGAAGTGAAGAACGCGTCGGCGCAGGTGGAGCACGAGGCGTCCACGTCGAAGATTGGCGAGGACCAGCTCTTCTACTGCCAGCAGCGCGGGATTTCCCGTGAGGACGCGGTGTCGATGATCGTCAACGGCTTCTGCCGGCAGGTCTTCAAGGAGCTTCCCATGGAGTTCGCCGTGGAAGCGCAGAAGCTGCTCGGGCTGAGTCTCGAAGGAAGTGTGGGGTAA
- the sufC gene encoding Fe-S cluster assembly ATPase SufC, whose translation MLLSVRNLHARIGDKEILKGIDLELRPGEVHAIMGPNGSGKSTLSQVLAGRQTYQVTQGEVHFDGKDLLALSPEDRATAGVFLGFQYPVEIPGVGNLHFLRTALNAQRRARGLEELDAMDFLSLAKERMKLVQMDASFLNRSVNEGFSGGEKKRNEVFQMAVLQPRLAILDETDSGLDIDALRIVAGGVNALRSKERGLLVITHYQRLLDYIVPDHVHVMSAGRIVLSGDKDLALELESKGYAWVDKLGAPAARQVRP comes from the coding sequence ATGTTGCTGAGCGTCCGGAACCTTCACGCCCGCATCGGGGACAAGGAAATCCTCAAGGGCATCGACCTGGAGCTGCGGCCCGGTGAGGTGCACGCCATCATGGGCCCGAACGGCTCGGGCAAGAGCACGCTCTCGCAGGTGCTGGCGGGGCGCCAGACGTACCAGGTGACGCAGGGCGAGGTGCACTTCGACGGCAAGGACCTGCTCGCCCTGTCCCCGGAGGACCGCGCCACCGCGGGGGTGTTCCTCGGCTTCCAGTACCCGGTGGAGATTCCGGGCGTGGGCAACCTGCACTTCCTGCGCACCGCGCTCAACGCCCAGCGGCGCGCCCGGGGGCTGGAGGAGCTGGATGCCATGGACTTCCTGTCGCTCGCCAAGGAGCGCATGAAGCTCGTGCAGATGGACGCAAGCTTCCTCAACCGCTCGGTGAACGAGGGGTTCTCCGGCGGCGAGAAGAAGCGCAACGAGGTGTTCCAGATGGCGGTGCTCCAGCCGCGCCTGGCCATCCTCGACGAGACGGACTCCGGCCTGGACATCGACGCGCTGCGCATCGTCGCGGGCGGAGTGAACGCGCTGCGCTCGAAGGAGCGGGGCCTGCTCGTCATCACCCACTACCAGCGGCTGCTCGACTACATCGTTCCGGACCATGTGCACGTCATGTCGGCGGGGCGCATCGTCCTGTCGGGGGACAAGGACCTGGCGCTGGAGCTGGAGAGCAAGGGCTACGCGTGGGTGGACAAGCTCGGCGCCCCGGCGGCGCGGCAGGTGCGCCCATGA
- the sufD gene encoding Fe-S cluster assembly protein SufD, whose translation MSGGLQHYLDVAQRFQAERGADPVWLRTLRHEGLAQLSQAGFPTTRHEAWKYTDVAPIVSRPFVPAWPGKRVHLEAWVEQLALPGPRFVFVDGRFAPELSSLEGLPAGVRVKSLREAIQEDGEALEAVLGQHARAEAHPFVALNAALLEEGVFLRVAPGTVAALPVQLLFLVSGDGVAQVLAAPRIVVNVGANAEAALVECYGGEEGGGSFTNAVTEVVLGENARLHHYKLQAETEGAFHLASLHARQARDSRLASHAFSLGGALARNEISSVFGGEGGECVLNGLYVGRGTQHLDHRTDLDHAVPRCTSRELYKGVLDGRSRGTFHGRVLVRPDAQRTDATQSNRNLLLSEEALVDTRPQLEILADDVKCAHGAVVGRLDEQALFYLRSRGIPRPEAEQLLTYAFASEVIGAVSLEPLRARVERLVAERLLGVARREADA comes from the coding sequence ATGAGCGGAGGGCTCCAGCACTACCTGGACGTGGCCCAGCGCTTCCAGGCGGAGCGGGGCGCGGATCCGGTGTGGCTGCGGACGCTCCGGCACGAGGGGCTCGCGCAACTCTCCCAGGCGGGCTTTCCGACGACGCGCCATGAGGCGTGGAAGTACACGGACGTGGCGCCCATCGTGTCGCGGCCGTTCGTGCCGGCGTGGCCCGGCAAGCGCGTCCACCTGGAGGCGTGGGTCGAGCAGCTCGCGCTGCCGGGACCCCGGTTCGTCTTCGTGGACGGCCGGTTCGCGCCCGAGCTGTCCTCGCTGGAGGGACTGCCCGCCGGGGTGCGGGTGAAGTCCCTGCGGGAGGCCATCCAGGAGGATGGCGAGGCGCTGGAGGCCGTGCTGGGGCAGCATGCCCGCGCGGAGGCCCATCCTTTCGTCGCGCTCAACGCGGCGCTCCTGGAGGAAGGTGTCTTCCTGCGCGTGGCGCCGGGCACGGTGGCGGCCCTGCCCGTGCAACTGCTCTTCCTGGTGTCCGGGGACGGGGTGGCGCAGGTGCTCGCCGCCCCGCGCATCGTGGTGAACGTGGGGGCCAACGCCGAGGCGGCGCTGGTGGAGTGCTACGGCGGGGAGGAGGGGGGCGGCTCGTTCACCAACGCGGTGACGGAGGTGGTGCTCGGGGAGAATGCCCGCCTGCACCACTACAAGCTTCAGGCGGAGACGGAAGGTGCGTTCCATCTGGCGAGCCTCCACGCCCGGCAGGCGCGCGACAGCCGCCTGGCCTCGCATGCTTTTTCGCTGGGCGGCGCCCTGGCGCGCAACGAGATATCCTCGGTGTTCGGAGGCGAGGGCGGGGAGTGTGTCCTGAATGGCCTGTACGTGGGCCGGGGCACCCAGCACCTGGACCACCGCACGGACCTGGACCACGCGGTGCCGCGCTGCACGAGCCGGGAGCTGTACAAGGGCGTGCTGGATGGGCGCTCGCGGGGCACCTTCCATGGGCGGGTGCTGGTGCGGCCCGATGCGCAGCGCACGGATGCCACCCAGTCCAACCGCAACCTCCTGCTCTCGGAGGAGGCGCTGGTGGACACGCGCCCCCAGCTGGAGATTCTCGCGGATGACGTGAAGTGCGCGCACGGCGCCGTGGTGGGGCGCCTGGACGAGCAGGCCCTCTTCTACCTCCGGTCGCGGGGCATTCCGCGGCCCGAGGCGGAGCAGCTGCTCACGTATGCCTTCGCCAGCGAGGTGATTGGCGCGGTGTCCCTGGAGCCCCTGCGGGCCCGGGTGGAGCGGCTCGTGGCGGAGCGATTGCTGGGGGTAGCCCGGCGGGAGGCAGACGCATGA
- a CDS encoding cysteine desulfurase, with product MSQHGLDVARVRADFPILLQEVRGRPLVYLDSAASAQKPQAVIDALVRFYTHDNANVHRGVHLLSERATEAFEDAREKVRRFLKARESKEIVFVRGTTEAINLVAQTFGRKHVGPGDEVLITGLEHHANIVPWQLLCEQQGATLKSVPVNEHGELVLEALDGLLTPRTRILALTHVSNALGTVVPVKELIRRAHAKGVPVLVDGAQAVTHFPVDVQDLDCDFYAFSGHKLFGPMGIGVLYGKKELLEAMPPYQGGGDMILSVTLEKTVYNRIPYRFEAGTPDVAGAVGLGAAIDYLEALGLEAIAAHDRELLAYAEEVLGAVPGIRILGRAQERSGVVSFVMQDIHPHDIGTILDREGVAIRTGHHCAQPLMKCFGVAATARASLALYNTRADVDALVRGLHKVREVFA from the coding sequence ATGAGCCAGCATGGATTGGATGTGGCCCGGGTCCGGGCGGACTTTCCCATCCTCCTCCAGGAGGTCCGGGGCCGGCCGCTGGTGTACCTGGACAGTGCCGCCTCGGCGCAGAAGCCTCAGGCGGTCATCGACGCGCTGGTGCGCTTCTACACGCACGACAACGCCAACGTGCACCGGGGCGTGCACCTGCTGTCCGAGCGCGCCACGGAGGCCTTCGAGGACGCGCGCGAGAAGGTGCGGCGGTTCCTCAAGGCCCGGGAGTCGAAGGAGATCGTCTTCGTGCGCGGCACCACCGAGGCCATCAACCTCGTGGCGCAGACGTTTGGCCGCAAGCATGTGGGCCCCGGCGACGAGGTGCTCATCACCGGGCTGGAGCACCACGCGAACATCGTCCCCTGGCAGCTCCTGTGCGAGCAGCAGGGGGCCACGCTGAAGTCCGTGCCGGTGAACGAGCACGGGGAGCTGGTGCTGGAGGCGCTGGACGGGCTGCTCACCCCGCGCACGCGCATCCTCGCCCTCACGCACGTCTCCAACGCCCTGGGCACGGTGGTGCCGGTGAAGGAGCTGATTCGCCGGGCGCACGCGAAGGGGGTGCCGGTGCTGGTGGATGGGGCGCAGGCGGTGACGCACTTCCCGGTGGACGTGCAGGACCTGGACTGTGACTTCTACGCCTTCTCCGGCCACAAGCTCTTCGGGCCCATGGGCATTGGCGTGCTGTACGGGAAGAAGGAGCTGCTGGAGGCGATGCCGCCGTACCAGGGCGGCGGGGACATGATCCTCTCGGTCACCCTGGAGAAGACGGTCTACAACCGCATTCCCTACCGCTTCGAGGCGGGCACCCCGGACGTGGCGGGCGCGGTGGGGCTGGGGGCGGCCATCGACTACCTGGAGGCGCTGGGGCTGGAGGCCATCGCGGCGCACGACCGGGAGCTGCTGGCCTATGCCGAAGAGGTGCTGGGCGCCGTGCCCGGCATCCGCATCCTGGGGCGCGCCCAGGAGCGCTCGGGCGTGGTGTCCTTCGTGATGCAGGACATCCACCCGCATGACATTGGCACCATCCTGGACCGCGAGGGCGTGGCCATCCGGACGGGGCACCACTGCGCGCAGCCGTTGATGAAGTGCTTCGGGGTGGCGGCCACCGCGCGGGCCTCGCTGGCGCTCTACAACACCCGGGCGGACGTGGATGCGCTCGTCCGGGGGCTCCACAAGGTACGGGAGGTGTTCGCATGA
- the sufU gene encoding Fe-S cluster assembly sulfur transfer protein SufU, whose product MSSELRDLYQEVVLDHGKRPRNFRDVEGANHRAEGFNPLCGDQLTVALKLEGDVIQDIGFQGQGCAISRASASLMTGAVKDKTREEAEQLFAQVHRLVTEGPEGVDMEALGKLTVLSGVSEFPARVKCASLAWHTLRAALHGQAEPVSTE is encoded by the coding sequence ATGAGCTCGGAACTGAGAGACCTCTACCAGGAGGTGGTGCTCGACCATGGCAAGCGGCCCCGCAACTTCCGCGACGTGGAGGGGGCCAACCACCGGGCGGAGGGCTTCAACCCACTGTGTGGGGACCAGCTCACCGTGGCGCTGAAGCTCGAAGGGGACGTCATCCAGGACATCGGCTTCCAGGGGCAGGGGTGCGCCATCTCCCGCGCCTCGGCGTCGCTGATGACGGGGGCGGTGAAGGACAAGACGCGCGAGGAGGCCGAGCAGCTCTTCGCGCAGGTGCACCGGCTGGTGACGGAAGGGCCCGAAGGGGTGGACATGGAGGCGCTGGGCAAGCTCACGGTGCTCTCCGGGGTGAGCGAGTTTCCGGCGCGGGTGAAGTGCGCGAGCCTCGCCTGGCACACGCTGCGCGCGGCGCTTCACGGGCAGGCCGAGCCCGTCTCGACGGAGTAG
- the sufT gene encoding putative Fe-S cluster assembly protein SufT, translating into MRGLVVLERECEATLIPSGERVKVPEGTDLRVVQTLGGNVTVQSISDGQLLRIDAKDAALLGEEFAAKSEAPPAGEGASPEGPFDEANVWEQLRTVYDPEIPVNIVELGLVYQCQAAPLPEGGQRVDIQMTVTAPGCGMGPVLQEDVRRKVLSVPGVKEAHVDLVFEPPWDQSRMSEVARLELGWM; encoded by the coding sequence ATGCGAGGGTTGGTGGTGCTGGAGCGCGAGTGCGAGGCGACGCTGATTCCCAGCGGCGAGCGGGTGAAGGTGCCCGAGGGCACCGACTTGCGCGTGGTGCAGACGCTGGGCGGCAACGTCACCGTGCAGTCCATCTCGGACGGTCAGCTGCTGCGCATCGACGCGAAGGACGCGGCCCTGCTGGGCGAGGAGTTCGCCGCGAAGTCCGAGGCACCGCCGGCCGGGGAGGGCGCCTCCCCCGAGGGGCCTTTCGACGAGGCGAACGTCTGGGAGCAGCTGCGCACGGTGTATGACCCGGAGATTCCCGTGAACATCGTGGAGCTGGGGCTGGTGTACCAGTGCCAGGCCGCGCCGTTGCCGGAAGGGGGGCAGCGGGTGGACATCCAGATGACGGTGACGGCGCCCGGTTGTGGCATGGGGCCGGTGCTTCAGGAGGACGTGCGGCGCAAGGTGCTCAGTGTGCCGGGGGTGAAGGAGGCCCACGTGGACCTGGTCTTCGAGCCGCCCTGGGACCAGAGCCGCATGTCGGAGGTGGCGCGGCTGGAGCTGGGGTGGATGTAA
- a CDS encoding hybrid sensor histidine kinase/response regulator: MSTSASTNRRILVIDDNRTIHEDFRKILCPPSEDGSLNAMETELFGADERPTPLPGFEVDTATQGEEGIRMARAAREQHRPYAVAFVDIRMPPGIDGVETTYRLWAEDNDLQVVICSAYADYSWEEMMQRLGLSQRLLILRKPFDGIEVRQLAYSLTEKWELLLRSRLRMEDLARAIEERTRQLEAANTRLAQAQRLEALGRLSAGLAHEINNPLSFILANLGHLRSTLETDPAQLQQAEVQELREACDESLEGAERIRRIIQNIKLFSRLDQAPRTQVDLHEVLEQALAEVRELLEPGTRLVRELETVPMVSASETGLQQVFFGLLVNAAYALKDAGPEPVLRVATRLQEDGRVVVEVQDNGQGIAPEHLSRIFEPFFTTKRVGKSAGLGLSVCYGIVAGLGGDITVESTLGQGTTFRVQLPRGLGDFELSPDSRGTGH, translated from the coding sequence TTGAGCACATCCGCATCCACCAATCGCCGCATCCTGGTGATCGATGACAACCGGACCATCCACGAGGACTTCCGCAAGATTCTGTGTCCTCCTTCGGAGGACGGCTCGCTGAACGCGATGGAGACGGAGCTGTTCGGCGCCGACGAGCGCCCCACGCCGTTGCCCGGCTTCGAGGTGGACACCGCCACGCAGGGCGAGGAGGGCATCCGGATGGCGCGCGCCGCGCGCGAGCAGCACCGCCCGTACGCGGTGGCCTTCGTGGACATCCGCATGCCGCCGGGCATTGACGGGGTGGAGACGACGTACCGGCTGTGGGCGGAGGACAATGATCTGCAGGTCGTCATCTGCTCGGCCTACGCGGACTACTCGTGGGAAGAAATGATGCAGCGGCTGGGGCTCAGCCAGCGGCTGCTCATCCTGCGCAAGCCCTTCGATGGCATCGAGGTGCGCCAGCTGGCGTACTCGCTCACCGAGAAGTGGGAGCTGCTCCTGCGCAGCCGGCTGCGCATGGAGGACCTGGCGCGCGCCATCGAGGAGCGGACGCGGCAGTTGGAGGCGGCCAACACGCGGCTGGCGCAGGCGCAGCGGCTGGAGGCGCTCGGACGGCTGTCCGCGGGGCTCGCGCATGAAATCAACAATCCGCTGAGCTTCATCCTGGCCAACCTGGGGCACCTGCGCTCCACGCTGGAGACGGACCCCGCGCAGTTGCAGCAGGCGGAGGTGCAGGAGCTGCGGGAAGCGTGTGACGAGTCGCTCGAGGGGGCCGAGCGCATCCGGCGCATCATCCAGAACATCAAGCTCTTCTCGCGCCTGGACCAGGCGCCGAGGACGCAGGTGGATCTGCACGAAGTCCTGGAGCAGGCGCTCGCCGAGGTGCGGGAGCTCCTGGAGCCCGGCACCCGGCTGGTGCGGGAGCTGGAGACGGTGCCCATGGTGTCCGCCAGCGAGACGGGCCTGCAGCAGGTGTTCTTCGGGCTGCTGGTGAACGCCGCCTACGCGCTGAAGGACGCCGGGCCGGAGCCCGTGCTCCGGGTGGCCACGCGGCTCCAGGAGGATGGCCGGGTGGTGGTGGAGGTCCAGGACAACGGGCAGGGCATCGCGCCAGAGCACCTGAGCCGCATCTTCGAGCCGTTCTTCACCACGAAGCGGGTGGGCAAGAGCGCGGGGCTGGGCCTGTCGGTCTGCTACGGCATCGTGGCCGGACTGGGCGGGGACATCACCGTGGAGAGCACCCTGGGCCAGGGCACCACGTTCCGGGTGCAGCTCCCCCGGGGGCTCGGGGACTTCGAGCTGAGCCCGGACTCGCGCGGCACCGGCCACTGA
- a CDS encoding type 1 glutamine amidotransferase domain-containing protein: MGKKLKGLRVAVLAVDGFEQVELTQPVKKLRQQGACVEILSLHPGSIRGMNHLLPGKKVSVDTVLKKVKAADYDALLLPGGLANPDTLRQSELAREFVTDFDRLDRPVAVICHGPWLLISAGLVSGRRLTSWPGIQDDVRNAGGIWEDAPVVRDGTWVSSRGPQDLPAFDAAMTALFAEHLALRQPQAAKQSRRWPRWVLGGLALAALGFGLREGLRERPLLAL; this comes from the coding sequence ATGGGAAAGAAGCTCAAGGGGCTAAGGGTCGCCGTGTTGGCGGTGGATGGGTTCGAGCAGGTGGAGCTGACCCAGCCCGTCAAGAAGCTCCGTCAACAGGGTGCGTGCGTGGAGATTCTCTCGCTGCACCCGGGTTCCATCCGGGGCATGAACCACCTGCTCCCCGGGAAGAAGGTGTCCGTGGACACCGTGCTCAAGAAGGTGAAGGCCGCCGACTATGACGCCCTGCTGCTGCCGGGCGGGCTGGCGAACCCCGACACCCTGCGCCAGAGCGAGCTGGCCCGGGAGTTCGTCACCGACTTCGACCGGCTGGACCGCCCGGTGGCCGTCATCTGCCACGGCCCCTGGCTGCTCATCTCCGCGGGCCTCGTCAGCGGCCGCCGCCTCACCTCGTGGCCCGGCATCCAGGACGACGTCCGCAACGCGGGCGGCATCTGGGAGGACGCACCCGTGGTGCGCGACGGCACCTGGGTCTCCAGCCGGGGGCCGCAGGACCTGCCCGCCTTCGATGCGGCCATGACAGCCCTCTTCGCCGAGCACCTGGCCCTGCGCCAGCCGCAGGCGGCGAAGCAGTCCCGGCGCTGGCCGCGCTGGGTGCTGGGAGGGCTGGCACTCGCCGCGCTGGGCTTCGGCCTGCGCGAGGGGCTCCGGGAGCGCCCGCTCCTGGCCCTCTGA
- a CDS encoding isoaspartyl peptidase/L-asparaginase family protein, which produces MHRRSPLFPLSSPWRGTLAAATALPGLLLLPLGCASSPGAAPREEAGPPPLQARRKWGLVIHGGAGVMSRDTLTPEREAEVRARLTESLQAGHAILAKGGTSLDAVGAAIRVLEDSPLFNAGKGAVFTHDGRNELDASLMDGRTLAAGAVAGLRHVKNPIDLARRVMERSPHVMMVGEGAEAFAREQGLELVSPEYFRTEERWEQLQRALEKEKAAGGKAPATGVSPRPEDGKFGTVGAVALDQAGNLAAGTSTGGMTNKRYGRVGDSPIIGAGTYANAHCAVSGTGHGEFFIRHTVARDICARVEYLRVPLQEAADTVVRDVLVKAGGEGGVIALDAQGAVAMPFNSPGMYRGYMREDGQPFVAIFQE; this is translated from the coding sequence ATGCACCGCAGAAGCCCCTTGTTCCCCCTGTCCTCCCCCTGGCGCGGCACCTTGGCCGCCGCCACCGCGCTCCCCGGGCTGCTGCTCTTGCCGCTGGGCTGCGCCTCCTCTCCGGGCGCGGCCCCCCGGGAGGAGGCCGGCCCCCCCCCGCTCCAGGCCCGGCGCAAGTGGGGCCTCGTCATTCACGGCGGCGCGGGCGTCATGTCCCGGGACACCCTCACCCCGGAGCGGGAGGCGGAAGTGCGGGCCCGGCTCACCGAGTCCCTCCAGGCGGGCCATGCCATTCTGGCCAAGGGGGGCACGAGCCTGGATGCCGTGGGGGCGGCGATCCGCGTCCTGGAGGACTCGCCCCTGTTCAACGCGGGCAAAGGGGCGGTGTTCACCCACGATGGGCGCAACGAGCTGGATGCCTCCCTCATGGATGGGCGGACGCTGGCGGCGGGGGCCGTGGCGGGGCTGCGCCACGTGAAGAACCCCATTGACCTGGCGCGGCGGGTGATGGAGCGCTCGCCGCACGTGATGATGGTGGGCGAGGGGGCCGAGGCGTTCGCGCGCGAGCAGGGCCTGGAGCTGGTGTCCCCGGAGTACTTCCGCACCGAGGAGCGCTGGGAGCAGCTCCAGCGGGCCCTGGAGAAGGAGAAGGCCGCGGGGGGAAAGGCACCCGCCACGGGCGTGTCCCCCCGGCCGGAGGATGGGAAGTTCGGCACCGTGGGCGCCGTGGCGCTCGACCAAGCGGGGAACCTGGCGGCGGGCACCTCCACGGGGGGCATGACGAACAAGCGGTACGGGCGCGTGGGGGACTCGCCCATCATCGGCGCGGGCACCTACGCCAACGCGCACTGCGCCGTGTCGGGCACGGGCCATGGGGAGTTCTTCATCCGCCACACCGTGGCCCGGGACATCTGCGCCCGCGTGGAGTACCTGAGGGTGCCCCTCCAGGAGGCCGCGGACACCGTCGTGCGCGACGTGCTGGTGAAGGCCGGGGGCGAGGGGGGCGTCATCGCCCTGGATGCGCAGGGGGCGGTGGCCATGCCCTTCAACTCCCCCGGCATGTACCGTGGCTACATGAGGGAAGATGGCCAGCCCTTCGTGGCCATCTTCCAGGAGTGA